A window of the Euzebya pacifica genome harbors these coding sequences:
- a CDS encoding serine/threonine-protein kinase produces the protein MSEDWERFAIPGFTDAAEIGRGGFGVVYRAHQTSLDRVVAVKVIGTQQRRSRVESELRALGTLSGHPNIVTVFSHGESVGGALYIVMEYLVGGSLQDALDIRGALPTADVLAMGVKLAGALETAHRHGILHRDIKPANILVNRFGEPQLGDFGIARLLGGANTSTTGSVTGTLAHTPAELLEGEDASVRSDVFSLGSTLYTMLTGRPPFVDDPDISVANLLFRIVKGEYPDARAAGVPDAVAGVIDAMLARDPGDRPASAEAAGQMLREAQAAQGWAMATMSVAGRGVHPESTATADPAGTADVPVDGALPTVPVSPVLPPAVEPSGPPAGQPPPLAGRPEASASGNGGGSANGAGSANGAGSGKGAGNRRVLIGAVAVVVLGLAGLVVAFLTDGDGTAEEPSQRVAVTSAPAETPTDGVDVVVAPKPSDGPTIGPLATETELPLPTVTIELDHPRPADLVLSLGVQGEGDVPACEVPVAMAETVDQGIVVLAMTLQDCVDLLPPTATRRWFLHVADTVAGEEGSVEAFGIDTDAVSLRTTELPIVVPDGDPDGLTLLLPDGIGPTPTAADPTDAPAPAGPAPAAPNPPPAAPNPPAPNPAQPVPPPVVTAPQPQPQPDPPAPAPTVAAD, from the coding sequence GTGTCGGAGGACTGGGAGCGCTTCGCCATCCCCGGCTTCACCGACGCTGCGGAGATCGGCCGCGGCGGCTTCGGGGTGGTCTACCGGGCGCACCAGACGTCGCTGGACCGGGTGGTGGCCGTGAAGGTCATCGGCACCCAGCAGCGCCGCAGCCGCGTGGAGTCCGAGCTCCGTGCCCTCGGCACGTTGTCGGGGCACCCCAACATCGTCACCGTCTTCAGCCACGGCGAGTCGGTCGGCGGGGCGCTGTACATAGTCATGGAGTACCTGGTCGGCGGCTCCCTCCAGGACGCCCTGGACATCCGCGGTGCGCTGCCGACCGCCGACGTCCTCGCCATGGGTGTCAAGCTGGCCGGGGCGCTGGAGACCGCCCATCGACACGGCATCCTCCACCGCGACATCAAGCCGGCGAACATCCTCGTGAACCGGTTCGGGGAACCGCAGCTCGGTGACTTCGGCATCGCCCGCCTGCTGGGGGGCGCGAACACGAGCACCACGGGCAGCGTCACGGGCACCCTCGCCCACACCCCGGCCGAGCTGCTGGAGGGTGAGGACGCCAGCGTGCGCTCCGATGTGTTCTCCCTCGGTTCGACCCTCTACACGATGCTCACCGGCCGACCACCGTTCGTGGACGACCCCGACATCTCCGTGGCCAACCTGCTGTTCCGCATCGTCAAGGGCGAGTACCCCGATGCCAGGGCAGCCGGGGTCCCCGACGCCGTCGCCGGGGTCATCGACGCGATGCTGGCACGTGACCCCGGGGACCGGCCCGCCTCGGCCGAAGCGGCCGGCCAGATGCTGCGGGAGGCCCAGGCTGCGCAGGGGTGGGCGATGGCGACCATGTCGGTGGCAGGTCGCGGCGTCCACCCCGAGTCCACCGCCACGGCCGATCCCGCAGGGACCGCCGATGTCCCCGTGGACGGCGCGCTGCCCACGGTGCCAGTCAGCCCGGTACTGCCGCCCGCTGTCGAACCGTCGGGACCCCCTGCCGGCCAGCCACCTCCCCTCGCGGGGCGCCCCGAGGCGTCGGCCAGCGGCAACGGCGGGGGCAGCGCAAACGGCGCGGGCAGCGCAAACGGCGCGGGCAGCGGCAAGGGCGCGGGCAACCGGCGGGTGCTCATCGGCGCGGTGGCGGTGGTGGTGCTCGGACTGGCCGGACTCGTCGTGGCGTTCCTGACCGACGGCGACGGCACCGCTGAGGAACCCAGCCAGCGCGTCGCGGTAACGTCCGCGCCCGCCGAGACCCCCACCGACGGCGTCGACGTCGTCGTGGCGCCCAAGCCCTCCGACGGTCCCACGATCGGGCCGCTGGCCACCGAGACCGAGCTGCCGTTGCCGACGGTGACGATCGAGCTGGACCATCCGCGGCCCGCCGACCTGGTCCTGTCCCTCGGCGTGCAGGGGGAGGGGGATGTCCCTGCCTGCGAGGTCCCGGTGGCGATGGCGGAGACGGTGGACCAGGGGATCGTCGTGCTGGCGATGACGCTGCAGGACTGCGTCGACCTCCTGCCGCCCACGGCCACTCGCCGCTGGTTCCTGCACGTCGCCGACACCGTCGCGGGGGAGGAGGGCTCCGTCGAGGCGTTCGGCATCGACACGGACGCCGTCAGCCTGCGCACGACCGAGCTGCCCATCGTGGTCCCCGACGGTGACCCCGACGGGCTGACCCTCCTGCTGCCCGACGGGATCGGCCCGACCCCGACCGCAGCCGACCCCACCGACGCACCTGCTCCGGCGGGGCCGGCGCCCGCCGCGCCCAACCCGCCACCTGCCGCCCCGAACCCGCCCGCGCCGAACCCCGCGCAGCCGGTGCCGCCCCCCGTCGTCACCGCACCCCAGCCCCAGCCTCAGCCGGACCCGCCGGCGCCCGCACCGACCGTCGCGGCGGACTGA
- a CDS encoding MerR family transcriptional regulator, giving the protein MARGSSMTIDDLAATTGVSSRSIRYYQTRGLLPPPRVKGRQGFYGQKHVDRLNLITELAEEGLNLQAIGWLIGGASRVDSDELRRLKRAVLDGWVSDEPVSISAKDLSKALAGGTWDEGTAARAAELGLLEELEDGEQWRILLPSVLAAGGELADMGLPPERMLDVLETIREHVTPIAAAYVQVFDEAVLAPWDARGRPEGEWSAIREAVDRIRPLAGEALLAVFRQVMTDVITDLMAGTDEEDAGDAS; this is encoded by the coding sequence ATGGCACGCGGCAGCAGCATGACGATCGACGACCTGGCGGCAACGACGGGCGTGTCGAGCCGCAGCATCCGCTACTACCAGACCCGCGGCCTGCTGCCCCCGCCCCGGGTGAAGGGCCGGCAGGGGTTCTACGGCCAGAAGCACGTCGACCGGCTGAACCTGATCACCGAGCTCGCCGAGGAGGGCCTGAACCTGCAGGCCATCGGCTGGCTGATCGGCGGGGCGAGCCGCGTGGACTCCGACGAGCTGCGGCGCCTGAAGCGCGCGGTCCTCGACGGCTGGGTCAGCGACGAACCCGTGTCGATCTCCGCCAAGGACCTGTCCAAGGCGCTGGCCGGTGGCACCTGGGACGAGGGCACCGCCGCCCGTGCAGCCGAGCTCGGCCTGCTGGAGGAGCTGGAGGACGGCGAGCAGTGGCGGATCCTCCTGCCCAGCGTGCTGGCCGCGGGTGGCGAGCTGGCCGACATGGGGCTGCCGCCCGAACGGATGCTCGACGTCCTGGAGACGATCCGTGAGCACGTGACCCCCATCGCGGCCGCCTACGTACAGGTCTTCGACGAGGCGGTGCTGGCCCCGTGGGATGCCCGCGGCCGTCCCGAGGGCGAGTGGAGCGCCATCCGTGAGGCGGTGGACCGCATCCGCCCGCTGGCGGGTGAGGCGCTGCTGGCGGTGTTCCGGCAGGTCATGACCGACGTCATCACCGACCTGATGGCCGGCACCGACGAGGAGGACGCGGGCGACGCCAGCTGA
- a CDS encoding CHRD domain-containing protein, which translates to MSAVTTSTVRSLLAGVMAIAVVLAVLLAVPDTARAQATPADPTVPSDVGDAVALALAWSALIPDGSVDTVLLGTTRSFADSLAAGGVQALDAGGPLLLHDEGTVLDARVADEIDRLGASRVVILGGTAAISEEVATTLEDDYDVERVAGPGRRETAVETARRFFDAPAEAIVVRADGDADVPTRGFIDALGAGTLSGTIGAPILLNSTATLDDVVRDYLQATPSITEVTIVGGNGAISRDTEQALRDLDLRVSRSGGATRHETAALVALDVRTATSPSEDGRRPLIIDGNDDLAWASGLPASFHGNILLLANGDDATAPTIRTVLGVQNQDDAVRCGPLVSTTACAEARAAEDAMQFDSEVTLLETVLDGYQEVPAVATDAWGTAALWVGPDYTCVQATVAYESGPLTGFHLHAADRGDNGDVVIPFSTEEYLFDLADCATGLDTALAQAIATAPSGFYLNMHTEANPSGEIRGQAHALADDLFSSLAGDQVVPAGTGLENRGGVVRIDRPEAGLLCWTSSANLSQDRVTSLTVHDGAEGENGPAVIDLDHRSPEDGYGRCLEVDPNAADALFTDPEAHYVLLSTENLPNGAIRGQLR; encoded by the coding sequence GTGTCCGCAGTCACCACGTCCACCGTCCGTTCCCTCCTCGCGGGGGTGATGGCCATCGCCGTTGTCCTGGCCGTCCTCCTCGCCGTGCCCGACACCGCCCGGGCACAGGCAACGCCGGCAGATCCAACCGTCCCGTCCGACGTCGGCGATGCCGTCGCGCTGGCGCTTGCCTGGTCCGCGCTGATCCCCGACGGCAGCGTCGACACCGTCCTGCTGGGCACCACGCGCTCCTTCGCGGACTCCCTGGCCGCCGGCGGCGTGCAGGCGCTCGACGCCGGCGGTCCGCTGCTCCTGCATGACGAGGGGACGGTGCTCGACGCACGGGTCGCCGACGAGATCGACCGCCTCGGTGCGTCCCGTGTGGTCATCCTCGGCGGAACCGCAGCCATCTCCGAGGAGGTCGCGACCACGCTGGAGGACGACTACGACGTCGAGCGCGTGGCCGGTCCGGGGCGTCGTGAGACGGCGGTCGAGACCGCCCGTCGGTTCTTCGACGCGCCCGCAGAGGCCATCGTCGTTCGGGCCGACGGCGACGCCGACGTGCCGACCCGGGGGTTCATCGATGCCCTCGGCGCAGGGACCCTGTCGGGCACGATCGGCGCACCGATCCTGCTCAACTCCACCGCGACGCTGGACGACGTCGTTCGTGACTACCTGCAGGCCACGCCGTCCATCACCGAGGTGACGATCGTGGGCGGCAACGGTGCGATCTCCCGTGACACCGAGCAGGCGCTGCGCGACCTCGACCTGCGCGTGTCCCGGAGCGGCGGGGCCACCCGCCACGAGACCGCCGCGCTCGTGGCCCTGGACGTCCGCACCGCCACGTCTCCGAGCGAGGACGGCCGTCGGCCGTTGATCATCGACGGCAACGACGACCTGGCCTGGGCCTCCGGCCTGCCGGCGTCGTTCCACGGCAACATCCTCCTGCTCGCCAACGGTGACGACGCCACCGCGCCGACCATCCGAACGGTGCTGGGCGTCCAGAACCAGGACGATGCGGTGCGGTGCGGTCCGTTGGTCAGCACCACCGCCTGCGCAGAGGCACGAGCCGCCGAGGACGCGATGCAGTTCGACAGCGAGGTGACCCTGCTGGAGACCGTGCTCGACGGCTACCAGGAGGTCCCAGCGGTTGCCACCGACGCGTGGGGTACCGCCGCACTGTGGGTCGGGCCCGACTACACGTGCGTGCAGGCCACCGTGGCGTACGAGAGCGGCCCCCTGACCGGGTTCCACCTGCACGCGGCCGACCGTGGCGACAACGGCGACGTCGTCATTCCCTTCTCCACCGAAGAGTACCTGTTCGACCTCGCCGACTGTGCGACGGGCCTGGACACCGCGCTGGCGCAGGCGATCGCGACCGCGCCGTCGGGCTTCTACCTCAACATGCACACCGAGGCCAACCCCTCGGGGGAGATCCGTGGTCAGGCCCACGCCCTGGCCGACGACCTGTTCTCCAGCCTCGCCGGTGACCAGGTCGTGCCTGCCGGGACGGGACTGGAGAACCGCGGTGGCGTGGTTCGCATCGATCGTCCCGAAGCGGGTCTGCTCTGCTGGACGTCCTCGGCCAACCTCAGCCAGGACCGCGTCACGTCGCTGACCGTCCACGACGGTGCGGAGGGCGAGAACGGCCCCGCGGTGATCGACCTCGACCACCGCTCGCCGGAGGACGGCTACGGCCGTTGCCTCGAGGTCGACCCCAACGCCGCGGATGCACTGTTCACCGACCCGGAGGCGCACTACGTCCTCCTGTCGACGGAGAACCTGCCGAACGGCGCGATTCGCGGTCAGCTGCGCTGA